DNA sequence from the Nocardia fluminea genome:
ATCGTTGTGCAGCACCGTGTCCGGGTCCGCGGCGGCGAGCAGCGCCGAGATCGGGTGGTGCCAGTCGCCGAAACGGTCGCGGACGTCGGCGAGGCTGCCGGTGGCGTTTTCGGGGGCGTCGTAGACGGCGAAGCAGTAGACGCGACCGTCCGCGAGCGGGGCCATACCGAAACGCGCGCCGCGACCCCAGGTTTCGCCGAATTCGGTGAGCGGCTCGTCGATGTCGACGATCGCGCGCCAGGCGGTGTAGCCGGCGTAGCGCGGTGCGACTTCGCCGCAGACCGCGCGCCGGGCGACGCTGTGAATTCCGTCGGCGCCGACGACCAGATCGGCCGAGGAGGTACCCGAGGAGTGCACGACCGTCCCGCCGGTCGTCACATCGCGCACCGAGATCCCGGTGCGCACAACACCTTCGGGGAGCGCCGCGCGCAGAATGTCCAGTAGCCGGGCGCGGTGGATCACAACCGGAGCACCGAACCGCGCGCGCAGCGTCGCCACATCGGTGCGTGAGAGCCATCGCCCACGGTCGTCTCTGATCCCGGCCGACACCTCCGCCAAACCCTGCGCCCGAACCGTGTCGCCCACTCC
Encoded proteins:
- a CDS encoding FAD-dependent monooxygenase; the encoded protein is MSTAIVVGGGIGGLAAAVALAGKGWSVQVLERAPEIADVGSGISLWSNALRALDALGVGDTVRAQGLAEVSAGIRDDRGRWLSRTDVATLRARFGAPVVIHRARLLDILRAALPEGVVRTGISVRDVTTGGTVVHSSGTSSADLVVGADGIHSVARRAVCGEVAPRYAGYTAWRAIVDIDEPLTEFGETWGRGARFGMAPLADGRVYCFAVYDAPENATGSLADVRDRFGDWHHPISALLAAADPDTVLHNDIYDLPALPSFTAGRIALLGDAAHAMTPNLGQGGCQALEDAVVLARLADEPDGLARYDRERRPRTRMIGDRSARVGAIAQLSARPLVALRNTALRLTPTSAQLRSMAKVLDWSC